In the Phycisphaerales bacterium genome, one interval contains:
- a CDS encoding DNA-3-methyladenine glycosylase, with the protein MAVSEIDCSVDAIRLGRNLLGQRLVRIVDGVRRSGLIVETEAYVGVQDRASHAYGGRRTARNESMYLSGGHVYVYFTYGMHHCVNVVCGGPDEPAAVLIRALEPEEGITEMARSRGRKFDLIQEGLETPGRPKNVSKLLLELCNGPGKLSQALKIDRTLDGLLLTNPQKGRRRAGDFSPILFIEKVRQRALPGHLIAASARVGLGQVGSWKKRKLRFSIIGNPNVSVTVNR; encoded by the coding sequence TTGGCAGTTAGTGAGATCGACTGTTCAGTCGATGCCATCAGGTTGGGGCGGAATTTGTTAGGACAACGTCTTGTCCGAATTGTCGACGGGGTACGCCGATCCGGCCTCATTGTTGAGACCGAAGCGTATGTGGGCGTTCAAGATCGAGCGAGTCATGCATACGGTGGGCGTCGAACGGCCCGTAATGAATCAATGTACCTGTCAGGTGGTCATGTCTACGTGTACTTCACATACGGGATGCATCACTGTGTCAATGTGGTTTGTGGTGGCCCAGATGAACCAGCAGCGGTGCTCATTCGTGCTCTCGAGCCAGAGGAGGGGATTACGGAGATGGCACGATCCCGGGGAAGGAAATTTGACCTGATTCAGGAGGGGCTCGAGACGCCAGGAAGGCCTAAAAATGTGTCAAAATTGCTGCTGGAGCTGTGTAATGGGCCTGGAAAGTTGTCTCAGGCCCTAAAAATTGATCGGACGTTGGATGGCTTGTTGTTAACAAACCCGCAAAAAGGAAGGAGGCGCGCGGGTGATTTCAGTCCTATACTCTTTATAGAGAAAGTGAGACAACGAGCTTTGCCTGGGCATCTAATTGCTGCCAGTGCCCGTGTCGGTCTGGGACAGGTAGGTTCATGGAAGAAGAGGAAACTTCGTTTTTCGATCATTGGCAACCCAAACGTTTCTGTGACTGTGAATCGCTAG
- a CDS encoding amidohydrolase family protein encodes MRRLITAAAVADASGILASPGGVLIDGHRVLGVGPISDFESLEGLEREDFGSSLLMPGLVNLHTHLDLSHIGPVPFNGDFVSWVDLVRDQRVEDESSLAASVDLGVSYAFAGGTVAVGDIAGLGRAVAAQQLLNSGLLGVSYMEVFGHGSYAQAAVDMLSTRINASAAAATVTNSNVSDSDSREPGGAGMKLGAQPHAPYSCGLSVYEAAAQLRVPMATHLSETRAEFDFVARAQGPFAELLHRLGKWDQSIEPQNCHPVESLSSVLSWAPCVVAHVNYLDQHACDLLARWPVTVAYCPRASAYFGHPDGQPENHPYRELVERGIRVGLGTDSLLCLDTPNRISILDEMRFLWRRDGIDPVRLLQMATVNGAVGLHLDPSLVLLNKGPVAGLIAIPGVKHIGHEALQDVLAGDEQPVWVLPPQNADIDGSLRLGS; translated from the coding sequence ATGCGACGACTCATTACCGCAGCCGCAGTGGCAGATGCCAGTGGCATTTTGGCATCACCCGGAGGCGTACTGATCGACGGGCACCGTGTGTTGGGAGTGGGCCCAATCAGTGACTTTGAGAGTCTTGAGGGTCTTGAGCGAGAGGATTTCGGTTCAAGCTTATTGATGCCTGGGCTTGTCAACTTGCACACCCATCTGGATTTGTCGCATATTGGGCCAGTGCCCTTTAACGGGGACTTTGTCTCTTGGGTGGATCTCGTTCGGGATCAACGTGTTGAAGATGAGTCTTCTTTGGCGGCTTCAGTTGATCTAGGCGTGAGCTACGCATTTGCCGGCGGCACTGTTGCCGTTGGCGATATTGCCGGTTTGGGCAGGGCAGTGGCGGCTCAGCAGTTACTCAATAGTGGCTTGCTGGGGGTGAGCTATATGGAGGTTTTTGGGCATGGATCTTATGCCCAGGCAGCCGTGGATATGCTGTCTACTCGCATCAACGCCTCGGCCGCTGCTGCAACGGTGACCAATTCGAATGTCTCAGACAGTGATTCGAGAGAACCTGGCGGCGCTGGTATGAAGTTGGGTGCTCAGCCACATGCTCCTTACTCCTGTGGGCTGTCAGTTTATGAAGCGGCCGCCCAGCTTCGGGTACCGATGGCTACGCATCTGTCCGAGACGCGCGCCGAATTCGACTTTGTGGCGCGGGCCCAGGGGCCATTTGCTGAACTCCTGCATCGGTTGGGGAAGTGGGATCAATCGATCGAGCCCCAAAATTGCCATCCCGTCGAGTCTCTTTCATCGGTCTTGTCCTGGGCGCCCTGTGTGGTTGCGCATGTCAACTATCTCGATCAGCATGCCTGTGACTTGTTAGCCCGTTGGCCTGTCACGGTTGCTTATTGTCCGCGGGCCAGTGCTTATTTTGGACATCCTGATGGCCAGCCGGAGAATCACCCATATCGCGAATTAGTAGAGCGTGGTATTCGTGTTGGGTTAGGCACAGACAGCCTGCTTTGTCTTGATACGCCCAATCGGATTAGCATTCTGGATGAAATGCGTTTCCTTTGGAGGCGTGATGGGATTGACCCAGTTCGGCTTCTCCAGATGGCAACCGTCAACGGTGCTGTGGGATTGCACCTTGATCCTTCACTGGTCCTCTTAAATAAGGGGCCTGTGGCCGGGTTGATTGCGATTCCTGGTGTCAAGCATATTGGGCATGAAGCTTTACAGGATGTGTTGGCTGGTGATGAACAACCAGTCTGGGTCTTACCGCCCCAAAATGCTGACATCGATGGGAGCTTGCGTCTTGGCAGTTAG
- a CDS encoding OmpA family protein → MRHTFIIALTGTIGSGFLFASSGCVQQDKYDQLLKSYRSTQEQLVASDEERDVSRANAETLRRQLALALDELDQSGQQIESLQSTVNEHAVSTDQALARISQLEFGKLPADVSVALEALSRQYPDLILFDPQLDMLRLKSDVTFSPGKTALTEEARTTLIEIAHILSTDGGQQLEVTVVGHTDDVPISASRNNHKTNTHLSVHRAISVRDILVEGGVSPQNVMVAGFGENRPLIANEVGGTQANRRVEIFLAPMAEPMTSMGTTTEVEFAANESTAISSTPQESDSSNEPMK, encoded by the coding sequence ATGCGCCATACATTCATCATCGCATTAACCGGAACAATTGGAAGTGGTTTTCTATTCGCTTCCAGCGGCTGTGTCCAACAGGACAAGTACGATCAGCTGCTCAAATCTTACCGCTCGACGCAGGAGCAACTTGTCGCGTCAGACGAGGAACGTGATGTTTCTCGAGCCAACGCAGAGACGCTGCGTCGACAATTGGCTCTAGCGCTTGATGAGCTTGATCAATCTGGTCAACAAATCGAGTCGCTCCAGTCAACGGTCAACGAACACGCTGTGAGTACAGACCAGGCCCTGGCACGTATTAGCCAGCTTGAGTTTGGGAAGCTGCCAGCAGATGTGAGCGTGGCACTTGAAGCCCTTTCACGGCAATATCCTGATCTCATTCTGTTTGATCCACAGCTAGACATGCTCAGACTCAAGAGTGATGTCACGTTTTCACCTGGCAAAACAGCGCTCACTGAAGAAGCAAGAACAACGCTGATAGAAATAGCGCATATTCTTTCTACTGATGGTGGACAACAACTAGAGGTCACGGTCGTAGGTCATACTGACGATGTGCCGATTAGTGCGTCACGGAATAACCACAAGACAAACACCCATCTGTCTGTACATCGAGCAATCTCAGTACGTGACATCTTGGTAGAAGGTGGCGTCAGCCCACAGAACGTCATGGTTGCCGGGTTTGGCGAAAATCGACCGTTGATTGCCAATGAAGTTGGTGGTACACAGGCAAATCGCCGTGTTGAGATTTTCTTAGCACCAATGGCCGAGCCAATGACCAGCATGGGTACAACCACTGAAGTGGAATTTGCTGCAAATGAGTCAACGGCAATTTCCAGTACTCCACAGGAGAGTGATTCCAGTAACGAACCGATGAAGTAG
- a CDS encoding transglutaminase-like domain-containing protein gives MRRTPSFTLSLLALFITTMINSSASSGAVVELAIHNSAQPNQTAPATAAPTPAEEIIPIPVPRVPLILENRRTLHLDFSVQLNALYDTAALRLQRREINFIIANQFNNITLTNALILMPLLTKAPTSQILTETLTTTLNIGGRAQRQINQLTKVTPNYLYGDDLLELSIPQADTTNLTWKFSIDVDTYSTYVDDAELYTLTWPKKYPTDVIEGLKPQLYIESDRQIFQDAVTEVMGNELRLTAPYLVVKRLLHYCLKHSQVSGSTTLRGVAADGRSVDSIIGINVKGAVSMTEHQGLGTAPDLVCLCIATLRAAGIPARPVIGVEKKTGIKDRVVFIVWGEFYLNGCGWIPFDPELMRRSGVVSHSIQSKWKGLGSIKELNTRIPLGYYFQPPGRATIPFAPAVWGWLPSPHNKLQMPAIINAKLYTATQRGPRP, from the coding sequence ATGCGACGAACGCCCTCTTTTACTTTGTCACTACTGGCTCTCTTTATCACAACAATGATCAACAGCTCCGCTTCTAGCGGAGCTGTTGTTGAATTGGCGATTCACAACAGCGCTCAACCAAATCAGACGGCCCCTGCGACTGCCGCACCCACTCCGGCTGAAGAGATCATCCCAATACCTGTACCTCGGGTGCCTCTGATACTTGAGAATCGACGAACACTACATCTCGACTTCAGTGTCCAACTCAATGCCCTCTACGATACGGCGGCACTGAGACTGCAGAGAAGAGAGATAAACTTCATAATCGCTAACCAATTCAACAATATCACGCTGACCAATGCCCTCATACTGATGCCATTGTTGACAAAAGCACCCACCAGCCAAATCTTGACCGAGACACTGACAACCACATTGAATATTGGGGGCCGTGCTCAGCGTCAGATAAATCAACTGACCAAAGTCACCCCCAACTACCTTTATGGTGATGACCTACTCGAACTATCGATTCCCCAAGCCGATACAACGAACTTGACTTGGAAGTTTTCAATAGATGTTGATACCTACTCGACTTATGTCGATGACGCAGAACTTTACACACTGACCTGGCCAAAGAAGTATCCCACTGATGTAATCGAGGGACTCAAGCCGCAGCTGTATATTGAGTCTGACCGCCAAATCTTCCAAGACGCGGTAACAGAAGTGATGGGAAATGAACTTCGCCTCACCGCTCCATACTTGGTCGTCAAACGTCTACTGCACTACTGCCTCAAACATTCACAAGTAAGCGGCAGCACAACCTTGCGCGGCGTGGCTGCGGATGGGCGAAGTGTCGACAGCATCATTGGCATCAATGTCAAAGGTGCCGTCTCGATGACTGAACACCAGGGCCTGGGCACTGCCCCAGACCTTGTCTGCCTCTGTATCGCTACACTTCGTGCAGCAGGCATTCCTGCAAGACCAGTCATAGGCGTTGAAAAAAAAACCGGCATCAAAGATCGAGTCGTTTTCATTGTCTGGGGCGAGTTTTATCTCAATGGATGTGGGTGGATCCCATTCGACCCTGAACTCATGCGCCGCAGCGGCGTGGTAAGTCATTCCATCCAGTCAAAGTGGAAGGGTCTTGGCTCTATCAAAGAACTTAACACACGCATACCGTTGGGGTACTACTTTCAGCCACCTGGGCGAGCGACCATTCCATTTGCGCCCGCTGTGTGGGGATGGCTACCCTCACCACACAACAAGCTTCAGATGCCTGCGATTATCAATGCCAAGCTCTATACGGCTACACAACGCGGCCCTCGCCCCTAA
- a CDS encoding zinc ribbon domain-containing protein: MMDQGPSDQDIERFSDETGRCPNCGIEVWDQAEFCPECGDQIGSDISRRAPLDHDMRNRIFILIIVLIIVGFALITIF, from the coding sequence ATGATGGACCAAGGCCCTAGCGACCAAGATATTGAACGCTTTAGCGACGAAACTGGCCGCTGCCCAAACTGTGGCATAGAAGTATGGGATCAGGCAGAATTCTGTCCGGAATGCGGCGATCAAATTGGCAGCGACATCTCTCGCCGAGCGCCACTTGATCACGATATGCGAAACCGCATCTTCATTCTCATTATTGTCCTCATCATTGTCGGATTTGCATTGATCACGATCTTCTAA
- a CDS encoding error-prone DNA polymerase: MGPISLKMVCGTCMDGGRDVSSKWAELQVTSNFSFLVGSSHPDELVDRSALLGHDAIALTDMHTVSGVVRGHIAAKRAGIPFVVGTRISLLDSVGPSFDGETIQGISPEASGCSILLYPTDVQSYGRMCRLLTLGKRRTVKGGCLLWTHDLIAFNEGLLAVILPPPVLGERFLELLEGLKRTFVDDRLSLGACVGWNGNDRQWMSQLRSLSSHAGIRLVAINDVVHHVPERKALQDVVTCIRYGCTLEQAGFRLRAHSERHLKSAEMMVSLYKRLLGVRDGMAAVSRTVEIAHRSLEFNLDSLKYEYPKEVVPYGQTPHGYLRYLVEQGAKHRYPKGVTGVVRDRLAHELSLIEELRYASYFLTVHDLVLFAKEHGILCQGRGAAANSAVCFCLGVTSVDPERIDMLFERFISRERDEPPDIDIDFEHERREEVIQYIYRKYGRERAALTGVVITYRWRSAVREVGKVLGFSEACIDRMAKSGDWWQSNNVPESRLAEAGVDPADPSVCRLITMAKSLIGSPRHLSQHVGGFVITDRPLCELVPIENAAMRDRTVIEWDKDDIDAMGMLKVDVLGLGMLTCIRKCFDSVKEYRGQSMSLATVPVEDKAVYDMICRADTVGVFQIESRAQMSMLPRLKPSCFYDLVIEVAIVRPGPIQGQMVHPYLRRRQGKEPVVYPSQAVQRVLEKTLGVPLFQEQAMSLAIVAAGFTPGEADQLRRAMASWKRRGNQMEAFAKRFHEGMLQSGYEKSFADSCFDQLKGFSEYGFPESHAASFALLVYVSAWLKCHEPAIFAVSLLNSQPMGFYAPAQIIRDAKSHGVQVLSVDILRSQWDCTLEVCDDGCEAIRLGMRLVKGLRRKDAEAVIEAIRANEAKDRFGIVGLARAAGLGGAQLRPLAKADAFNSMGLNRRQALWQVGGLGVGFSSVNNTIFADTSLREPAVVSLPECSAFDEVIDDYGSLGLSLKSHPISFIRDWLNERGCVDSRVVSEGAGQEKMADGSCVIVAGLVLLRQRPSTANGVVFITLEDEYGVVNLVLRPDVYESNRLAARHAVAGLVWGKIERRDGVVHVLVMQMKSLDGLLRDVGSRNNRMSLRRS, from the coding sequence ATGGGTCCAATCTCATTGAAGATGGTTTGTGGTACTTGCATGGATGGTGGGCGTGACGTGTCATCCAAATGGGCTGAGCTTCAGGTCACCAGTAATTTCTCGTTTCTCGTAGGATCAAGTCATCCTGATGAGTTAGTCGATCGCTCGGCGTTGCTGGGTCATGATGCCATCGCATTAACTGATATGCACACCGTATCTGGTGTGGTCCGTGGTCACATTGCAGCAAAGCGTGCAGGCATTCCGTTTGTGGTAGGTACACGTATTTCGTTGCTAGATAGTGTTGGTCCTTCTTTTGATGGAGAAACTATTCAAGGAATAAGCCCAGAGGCAAGTGGTTGTTCAATTCTTTTGTATCCCACGGATGTTCAATCATATGGCCGAATGTGTCGTTTGTTGACGTTAGGTAAACGCCGCACGGTTAAAGGGGGGTGCCTGTTATGGACCCACGATCTCATCGCTTTTAATGAAGGGTTGTTGGCAGTTATTTTGCCGCCTCCAGTCTTAGGTGAGCGTTTTCTTGAATTGCTAGAAGGCCTGAAGCGAACGTTTGTTGATGATCGATTGTCGTTGGGTGCTTGTGTTGGCTGGAATGGCAATGATCGTCAGTGGATGAGCCAGTTGCGATCATTAAGTTCGCATGCTGGTATTCGTTTAGTAGCAATTAATGATGTGGTGCATCATGTTCCTGAGCGAAAGGCTTTGCAAGATGTAGTGACATGTATTCGTTATGGTTGTACGTTGGAGCAGGCTGGTTTTCGTTTGCGGGCGCATTCTGAGCGTCATTTGAAGTCGGCTGAGATGATGGTTTCTTTATATAAAAGGCTTCTGGGAGTTCGTGATGGCATGGCGGCGGTATCTCGAACGGTTGAGATTGCCCATCGCTCTCTAGAATTTAATTTAGATTCACTAAAATATGAATACCCAAAAGAGGTGGTTCCATATGGGCAGACACCTCATGGGTATCTTCGATATCTGGTCGAGCAGGGTGCCAAGCATCGTTATCCAAAGGGTGTAACGGGTGTGGTGCGTGACCGTTTGGCTCATGAGTTGAGTCTTATCGAAGAGCTTCGCTATGCATCATACTTTTTGACAGTGCACGATTTGGTGTTATTTGCAAAAGAGCATGGAATCTTGTGTCAAGGCCGTGGGGCCGCAGCAAACTCAGCTGTTTGCTTTTGTCTTGGGGTTACATCAGTTGATCCAGAGCGAATTGACATGTTGTTTGAGCGTTTTATTAGTCGGGAGCGTGATGAACCTCCTGACATTGATATTGACTTTGAACATGAACGCCGTGAAGAAGTAATTCAGTACATCTATCGTAAATATGGACGTGAGCGAGCAGCTCTGACGGGAGTTGTTATTACCTATCGTTGGCGGAGTGCCGTTCGCGAGGTGGGTAAAGTGCTAGGGTTTTCAGAAGCCTGTATTGATCGAATGGCGAAGAGTGGTGATTGGTGGCAGTCGAATAATGTACCTGAGAGTCGTTTGGCAGAGGCAGGTGTTGATCCCGCTGATCCTAGCGTGTGCCGACTTATCACGATGGCCAAATCCTTAATCGGAAGTCCTCGTCATTTGTCGCAGCATGTAGGTGGATTTGTTATTACAGATCGCCCGTTGTGCGAGTTGGTTCCAATTGAAAATGCAGCTATGCGCGATCGAACTGTCATTGAATGGGATAAAGATGACATTGATGCGATGGGAATGTTGAAAGTTGATGTACTTGGATTGGGGATGTTGACCTGCATTCGTAAGTGTTTTGATAGCGTCAAAGAGTATCGAGGGCAGTCGATGTCATTGGCGACTGTGCCAGTAGAAGATAAAGCTGTTTACGACATGATTTGTCGAGCCGATACTGTGGGCGTATTTCAGATTGAATCCCGAGCGCAGATGTCAATGTTGCCCAGACTCAAGCCATCGTGTTTCTATGATTTGGTAATTGAGGTGGCAATTGTCCGTCCAGGTCCGATCCAGGGACAGATGGTGCATCCATACCTACGGCGCCGGCAGGGGAAGGAGCCAGTGGTATACCCAAGCCAGGCGGTGCAACGTGTATTAGAAAAAACATTAGGCGTGCCGCTTTTTCAAGAGCAGGCGATGTCTTTGGCAATTGTGGCGGCGGGTTTTACGCCCGGAGAAGCAGATCAATTACGAAGGGCAATGGCGTCATGGAAGCGTCGAGGAAATCAAATGGAAGCGTTCGCAAAACGTTTTCATGAAGGGATGTTGCAAAGTGGTTATGAGAAATCGTTTGCAGATAGTTGCTTCGATCAGCTTAAGGGTTTTAGTGAGTACGGTTTTCCAGAATCGCATGCAGCAAGCTTTGCTTTGCTCGTGTATGTGTCAGCATGGTTGAAGTGTCATGAGCCAGCAATTTTTGCGGTGTCATTACTTAATAGCCAGCCAATGGGATTTTATGCTCCGGCTCAGATTATTCGTGACGCTAAGTCGCATGGTGTCCAAGTACTTTCAGTTGATATTTTGCGTAGCCAGTGGGATTGCACATTAGAGGTTTGTGATGATGGTTGTGAGGCGATTCGTTTGGGTATGCGATTGGTGAAGGGGTTGCGACGTAAAGATGCTGAGGCAGTCATTGAGGCGATTCGAGCTAATGAGGCAAAAGATAGATTTGGGATTGTGGGCTTAGCAAGAGCGGCAGGTCTTGGTGGGGCACAACTTCGTCCATTAGCAAAGGCTGATGCTTTTAATTCGATGGGTTTGAACAGACGGCAGGCGTTGTGGCAGGTTGGTGGATTGGGAGTTGGTTTTTCGAGTGTCAATAACACAATCTTTGCTGATACATCTTTGCGTGAACCAGCGGTGGTTTCGTTGCCAGAATGTTCCGCATTTGATGAGGTGATTGATGATTATGGATCATTAGGGTTGTCACTGAAATCGCATCCAATTTCATTTATACGGGACTGGTTAAATGAGCGAGGATGTGTAGATTCAAGAGTTGTCAGTGAAGGGGCAGGTCAAGAAAAAATGGCTGATGGATCATGTGTGATCGTGGCTGGCTTAGTATTGTTGCGACAGCGACCATCGACAGCCAATGGCGTTGTTTTTATTACATTGGAAGATGAGTATGGCGTCGTCAATTTGGTGTTGCGTCCTGATGTGTACGAGTCCAATCGTTTGGCTGCTCGGCATGCAGTCGCAGGTTTGGTTTGGGGTAAAATTGAGCGCAGGGATGGTGTCGTGCACGTGTTAGTGATGCAGATGAAGTCACTTGATGGTTTATTGCGTGATGTCGGTAGTCGAAATAACAGGATGTCACTTAGAAGATCGTGA
- a CDS encoding DNA polymerase Y family protein, which translates to MKRMVCVWLPDWSVDVMRRRKRLSNETIVLLVIAGLEDEVVRCCQKACQLGIVPGMSVSHARTLIGDRDKELFINTLDERQDALAMVRLARWAKRYSPRVMIDQSPSCGEGLILDVTGCTHLFGGMSVMVEQIATSLERFCVRSFVGCAGTIGCAWAASRYKGGQCVEPGGERSFLSSCPVTSLRLDLTCVASLHEVGLYDIGMLWGIPKAELADRFGLTLVRRLDQALGIGAEVVTWLDDDALPYVSQRFSGPVSSLETMSCVVHNLCKELSCVLHERSRGAVRLLLLCLGSDELEIRRELCVSQPVCDGEHWWSLLRLELEALEFFCKENNFGGGSGGVEEIIIQVLSWELMAYEQGAFLEKDSLVGGADGFGSSCISGSLLKGDVGFLADSLRSRVGDDCVWSMKSVATHLPENVSWFDASGSVDVEGDIFDNKLFRPSLMLESPELLEVLKFSDGGVPQHWRWRGIETKCILSDGPEVISEAWWQGFGNPRGRFYFRVQDASGCWLWIFWTQTNGSNLIEDGLWYLHGWWA; encoded by the coding sequence GTCAGTTGATGTAATGCGTCGCCGGAAACGGTTGTCAAATGAAACAATCGTGCTGTTAGTCATCGCTGGTTTAGAAGATGAAGTGGTGCGATGTTGCCAAAAAGCTTGTCAGTTGGGCATTGTTCCAGGGATGTCAGTTTCTCATGCTCGGACTTTGATTGGCGATCGCGACAAAGAACTATTTATAAACACCTTGGACGAGCGGCAAGATGCGCTTGCGATGGTTCGTTTGGCGCGGTGGGCCAAACGTTATTCGCCACGAGTCATGATTGACCAGAGTCCCTCATGTGGTGAAGGTCTTATTTTGGACGTGACAGGTTGTACGCATCTGTTTGGAGGAATGTCGGTGATGGTTGAGCAAATAGCTACATCACTTGAAAGATTTTGCGTGCGTTCGTTTGTTGGCTGTGCGGGAACAATTGGTTGTGCGTGGGCCGCGTCGAGATATAAAGGTGGGCAGTGTGTTGAGCCTGGTGGTGAGCGTTCTTTTTTGAGTTCATGTCCAGTGACTTCTTTGCGTTTAGATTTGACGTGTGTTGCTTCATTGCATGAGGTCGGACTATATGACATAGGAATGTTGTGGGGTATTCCTAAAGCTGAGCTGGCAGATCGATTTGGTTTGACGTTGGTTCGGCGTTTAGATCAGGCATTAGGTATCGGTGCTGAGGTCGTGACATGGCTTGATGACGATGCCTTGCCATATGTGTCGCAGCGTTTTTCTGGTCCAGTTTCGTCTTTGGAAACAATGAGTTGCGTGGTGCACAATTTATGTAAAGAGCTGTCGTGTGTATTGCATGAGCGTTCACGTGGAGCAGTTCGCTTGTTGTTGTTATGCCTTGGTTCAGATGAATTAGAAATCCGCCGTGAATTATGTGTGAGCCAGCCAGTTTGTGATGGTGAGCATTGGTGGTCTTTGCTGCGATTAGAGCTTGAGGCATTAGAATTTTTTTGTAAGGAAAATAATTTTGGAGGAGGCTCTGGTGGTGTTGAAGAAATCATCATTCAAGTATTGTCATGGGAACTAATGGCCTACGAGCAAGGAGCCTTTTTAGAAAAGGATTCGTTGGTAGGTGGCGCAGATGGTTTCGGTAGCTCTTGTATTAGTGGCAGTCTTTTAAAAGGTGATGTTGGATTTCTTGCTGACAGTCTGCGTAGTCGCGTGGGCGATGATTGCGTGTGGTCAATGAAGTCGGTTGCAACTCATCTTCCTGAGAATGTGTCATGGTTTGATGCTTCAGGAAGTGTAGATGTTGAAGGTGACATTTTTGATAACAAGCTATTCCGCCCTTCATTAATGCTTGAATCTCCTGAATTGCTTGAGGTTCTAAAGTTCAGCGATGGTGGTGTTCCTCAGCATTGGCGTTGGCGTGGCATTGAAACAAAATGCATTTTAAGCGATGGCCCTGAAGTCATTTCAGAGGCTTGGTGGCAAGGTTTTGGTAATCCTCGCGGGCGTTTTTATTTTCGCGTTCAAGATGCGTCAGGTTGTTGGCTATGGATATTTTGGACTCAAACAAATGGGTCCAATCTCATTGAAGATGGTTTGTGGTACTTGCATGGATGGTGGGCGTGA